A region from the Motacilla alba alba isolate MOTALB_02 chromosome 10, Motacilla_alba_V1.0_pri, whole genome shotgun sequence genome encodes:
- the ARRDC4 gene encoding arrestin domain-containing protein 4, which produces MAAAGPGPGAGGAVKTLALVLEDEARRGGGGGGGYCSGDTVSGQVLLELAGPLPLRGLRLEAAGRARVAWSESPGAVPGAGTWGVAVRAPGPGPRREAEVRYLDIRQSLLRDPPEGEENLILLDGRHEFPFSFQLPQEPLVTSFTGKYGSIQYYVKAVLERPAVPDQSVQTELQIISHIDVSSPALLTPVLRSQEKMVGCWFFTSGPVSLSAKIERKGYCNGEAIPIYAEIENCSSRLIVPKAAIFQTQTYLASGKTKTFRQMVANVRGNHIASGSTDTWNGKTLKIPPVSPSILDCCIIRVEYSLAVYIHIPGAKKLMIEMPVVIGTIPCIGFSSRNSSITSQFSMDMSWLALTMPEHPEAPPNYADVVSEEEFSRHVPAYPPPIDCEEQLCCPVFAYIQEFRFQPPPLYSEIDPHPTDVEEVQPVSFML; this is translated from the exons atggcggcggccgggccgggccccggggccggcggcgcggTGAAGACGCTGGCCCTGGTGCTGGAGGACGAGGCCCGgcgcggcggaggcggcggcggcggctaCTGCAGCGGGGACACGGTGTccgggcaggtgctgctggagctggcggGGCCGCTGCCGCTCCGCGGGCTGCGCCTGGAGGCCGCGGGCCGGGCGCGCGTCGCTTGGAGCGAGAGCCCCGGCGCGGTGCCCGGGGCGGGCACGTGGGGGGTGGCGGTGCgggccccggggccggggccgcggcgggagGCGGAGGTGCGGTACCTGGACATCCGGCAGAGCCTCCTGCGGGACCCGCCCGAAG GTGAGGAAAACTTAATTCTTCTAGATGGAAGACATGAATTTCCGTTCAGCTTTCAGCTCCCTCAAGA ACCTCTGGTGACCTCTTTTACTGGGAAGTATGGCAGTATCCAGTACTACGtgaaagcagtgctggagaggCCTGCTGTGCCTGACCAGAGTgtgcagacagagctgcagatCATCAGCCATATCGATGTCAGCTCACCAGCTCTCTTG ACACCTGTTCTAAGAAGTCAGGAGAAGATGGTTGGCTGTTGGTTTTTCACCTCTGGGCCAGTGTCTCTCAGTGCCAAAATTGAGAGGAAGGGATACTGTAATG GGGAAGCCATCCCAATCTATGCAGAAATTGAGAACTGCTCTTCTCGTTTGATTGTTCCAAAAGCTGCCATTTTCCAAACACAAACTTACCTGGCCAGTGGGAAGACAAAAACCTTCCGTCAGATGGTTGCCAATGTCCGAGGAAACCACATTGCCTCTGGGAGTACAGATACCTGGAATGGGAAAACTCTGAAAATCCCACCTGTATCCCCATCTATACTTGACTGCTGCATTATTAGAGTAGAATATTCATTAGCT GTGTATATCCATATTCCTGGTGCTAAGAAATTGATGATTGAAATGCCTGTGGTGATTGGCACTATTCCATGTATTGGATTTTCAAGCAGAAACTCCAGCATTACCAGCCAGTTTAGTATGGATATGAGTTGGCTGGCATTGACCATGCCTGAACACCCTGAAG CACCACCAAATTATGCTGATGTAGTGTCTGAGGAAGAGTTTTCCAGACATGTTCCTGCTTATCCACCTCCCATTGACTGTGAGGAACAGTTGTGTTGTCCTGTCTTTGCTTACATACAAGAATTCCGGTTTCAGCCTCCACCTCTTTATTCAGag ATTGATCCACATCCAACTGATGTAGAAGAAGTTCAGCCCGTTTCATTCATGCTCTGA